The Streptomyces sp. NBC_01244 genome contains a region encoding:
- a CDS encoding PASTA domain-containing protein produces the protein MGTLTFGSGAVTGTAIPSSTATSNGCAPAGTRVGIPIDLVGRSRTKAEKRLRSLGLVPQVCEVITDGTPDTVFSLAPPAGTIQSAGSVVTLYVVTTLPSPVYLDRKLDHLIKMVALLETERSAKARHVAVLGKLDEIHRAVGHRGDTDKR, from the coding sequence ATGGGTACGCTGACATTCGGCTCCGGTGCGGTCACCGGCACCGCCATTCCCAGCAGCACCGCCACCTCCAATGGCTGCGCCCCGGCCGGGACGCGGGTGGGCATCCCCATCGATCTGGTGGGCCGGTCCCGGACGAAGGCCGAGAAGAGGCTCAGGTCCCTCGGGCTGGTCCCGCAGGTGTGCGAGGTCATCACCGACGGAACGCCCGACACCGTCTTCAGTCTCGCGCCCCCCGCCGGAACCATCCAGTCGGCGGGCTCGGTCGTGACCCTGTACGTGGTGACGACGTTGCCCAGTCCGGTCTACCTCGACAGGAAGCTGGACCACCTGATCAAAATGGTGGCCCTCCTGGAGACCGAGCGCAGTGCGAAGGCGCGGCACGTCGCCGTCCTCGGCAAACTCGACGAGATCCACCGCGCGGTGGGACATCGCGGCGACACAGACAAGCGATAA